The Qipengyuania aurantiaca genome contains the following window.
TCGGCTTCGACTGGGCCAGCTACCAGGGTTCCCCCGTTGCGGGAGACGCGGACATGAGCGTTGGCATCTTCGTCAACGAACAGCAGAATATCCTGCGCAACCGCTTCGATCGTACGGAAGCGCTGTCGGGTTCGCGCCACGACGATGTCCTCCGCGGCGATGATCGTGGCACGGGCGGCGAAGCCGGGCTGGACATGATCAACGATGAGCTGACCCAGGCCGGTGTCGATCGCATCGCGGGTCTCCGCGAGGCGCTCGGGCTGGCACCGCGCGGCGATGCTCCCGATGACGAGATCGTCTTCGATGGCGGCAACATTATGTTCGGCGGCGCCGGCAGCGACTTCTTCGACGGTCGTGGTGGCAACGACTACATCGACGGCGACCTTCGCCTCAACGTCCGCATCAGCATCATGGACGAGGCGGGCGTCAACGAGATCGCGACGACCACCAGCCTGAAGAACCAGGTGACGATCGACGGCGTGACCAAGGCGCTTTCGGCTCACCTGCTCGATGGCACGGTTTCGCCCTTGCAGATGCATATCGTCCGTGAAATCGTGGACGTTGGCCTCGCTGGCGACATCGATACGGCGTATTACTACGACAATTTCGCAAATTACCAGATCACCGCTGCGCCGGACGGCCAGGGGATCATGGTCACCCATATCACTCCGACGGCAGGCGTGGACGATCCGTTCACCGGTCGAGCGCGCTTCTCGGATGGTATGGACACACTGCACAACATCGAGTTCCTGCAGTTTGCGGACCAGACGGTCAGCGTGGCCTCGCTCAATCCGAACGCGGCGGGTGCGGCGATCCTGAGCGACAATTCGCCAACCGAAGGCCAAGTAGTGAGCGCCGATGTGTCCGGCATTTCCGACATCAACGGCATCGTTTCTTCCACCATTCAGTGGCAGGTTTCGAGCAACGCCGTCGATTGGCAGGATGTGCCGGGAGCCGTCGGCCCCGACTTCACGCCGGAAGACCTTGCCGGTACCGAATTCGGTGCCCAGGCCGGGCTCTTCCTGCGGGCGGCCTTCATCTATGAAGACGGGCTTGGCTTCATCAACACGCTCTATTCGGCGATGACCCAGCCGGTGGGTGTGAATTGGGAGGGCGATGGTGTTGCCACCGACTTCATCGGAACCGGGGGTGATGACATCGCACACGGCAGCGCCATCGGCGAGTCTATGTCAGGCAATGCTGGAAGGGACCAGCTGACCGGAGGCGCCGGAGACGATGTCCTCGATGGTGGCCTCGGCGTTGACACCACCGACGGCGGGTTCGGCAACGACCTGCATCTTGTCGACAATGCGGACGATGTCGTGATTGAAGGCATCGGGCAAGGTACGAATGATCGCGTTGGCTCGTCGGTAACCTGGGCGCTTACCAACGGAGCCGAAGTCGAAAATCTTTTCGCCGTCGGCACCGACGACATCGATCTCGACGGTAATGAGTTTGCCAATGTCGTGCGCGGAAATGCTGGTTCTAATTCTCTTGACGGAAACGAAGGAAACGACGTTCTGTATGGCTTGGCTGGAGACGATGTGGTCGAGGGCGGGGAAGGCGATGACATACTGTACGGTGGACCGGGGGCCGACATTATCAGTGGGGGGCTCGGCAATGATCGCTATTATTTCGATGATTCTGCTGACGTCGCCTTCGAAGCCGTGGGGGAGGGAGACCGCGATGTTGTCGGAACGCTCGTAGACCATGCACTTGAAGTCGGTTCGGAAATTGAAGTCCTGTTCGCGCGGGGGACTAGCGGAATCACTTTGACGGGGAACGAGTTCGGCAATGAAGTAAGAGGTAATATTGGTGCCAATATTCTTTCTGGGGAGGGTGGTAATGATACTATGTTTGGCCGGGAAGGTAATGACACAATGTTTGGCGGTGAAGGCGACGACATCTTATATGGGGGTGCTGGGGTCGACGTCATTTCTGGAGGATTGGGTAATGATACTTACTATTTAGACAACGGGGACGATATAGCACTCGAGGGTATTGGCGAGGGTGATCGAGACCTTGTCGGAACACTGGTAAGTTACACGCTTTCTGCCGGTTCCGAGATCGAAGTGCTTTTTGCGCGGGGCGCGGCTGACATAGACTTGACCGGCAACGAATTCGGTAACGAGATCAAAGCGAATAGCGGATCAAATGTCGTATCCGGCGAGGAAGGCGACGACATTATTTTTGGTCGGCACGGCAATGACACGCTGTTCGGCGGCCAGGGTAATGACCACCTATTCGGAGGCTATGATGACGACGTGATGCACGGCGGAATGGGAGACGACTATTTCTATGTTAACTCCGAATCCGATGTGGTTGTAGAAGCGCTCGGCGAAGGGCGCGACCATGTGGTAACACTTAGTAGCTATGAACTGACTGCCGGCGCTGAAGTCGAGGTTTTGGTTACGAAGGCCACAACCGCGATTAACTTGACTGGGAATGAGTTTTCTCAGTCAATTTGGGGCAACAACGCCAACAATACCCTTTCGGGCATGGATGGTGATGACAAGCTCGGAGGGTATCGAGGCAATGATACCTTCTCAGGCGGTGCCGGTAACGACACGATATTCGGCCATGAAGGGGACGATCTAATTCTTCAAGTCGGTCTCACAGATGGGCGCGACTTTGTGAATGGCGGTGTGGGCATCGATACCTGGCAGCTAACCGCCGGGGCCGGTGAGGAATATACCATTATCACGCGGGCCGAGGCTTTGGCTCTTGGTATTACCGGTCTCAAAAGCAACACGGAGATCGTGGTGACGCTGAACGGCACCGACAACGCCTCGATCATCGCCGAACTCGACAATATCGAGGAAATCGTGATCGACTCGATCGATGTCGCTTCGGGTGGGACGGCCAACGGCGGGGTGACTGCCAGCGGTGCGACCGTGAACGTAGTTGGCGACTTTACTCCGACCAGCCTCGATCTGAACACGATCACGATCAACGGCGGCGCGGGCAACGACCTTGTCAACATCACCCAGCTGACCTCACCGCACCGCATCAAGTTCGATGCCACGCAAGGGTTCGACCAGGTGATCGGCGATCTTCGTCCGCAGGATGAAGTGACCTTCGCCGATGGCGTCCAGCTCGGAGCCTTCCGCGAACTCATCGCCGAAATGCGCGGCGACTGGGAAGCCGGCGCACGGTCTTCGGACGTGTTCCAGGCGCTCACCGCCTTCATCGAAGCGAACCGTAGCCCGATGGCAGATTCGAGCGGTTGGGCCCATGCCAACCCGTTCGGACAGGGTCCTGCGGATTTCAACAAGGACGATCTCGGGAGTGCGAAGTTCGCCCCCTTCGAAGACGGACTCTTCGAAACCTTCCTCTTCTGAGGTTGTCCAGCCGGGGCCCGGGTTTCGGCCCGGACCCCGGTATCACCGTGTCGAAGGCCGCGGGGTTTGGATCCGAATTCCTGCGGACTGCCTAAGGGCGATATCGGGTGGGCGAAGTCTGCCCCCTTCGAAGGAAACCTTCGAATTCTTCCCTAACCGATTTCGTCCAGCCGGAGCACGGGGCGCACACCCCGGCTCCGGCTTCTTTTTATTCGCGGTCAGTCTTTCTTCAGCGCCGACAGGGCTTCGGCGAGCGGGCCGCTGGCTTTGCGCTCTTCGTCGCTTTCAATGCCGACTTCGTCGCGCGCGGCGTCGGCGCCGGGGCCTTCGCGATAGGGATCGATGGCGAGGCCCAGTTCCTGAGCGATCGCTTCGCCAAGATCGAAGGCATCGCCCTCGTATTCGATCTCGTCGAGATCCTCTGCGGTCAGCTCGAATTCCTCGTCGTCCGCGTGGTCACCCCGATCGCGGGGCGGCACGAAGCGGAGCGAGAAGGCCTCTTCCAACTCATAAGCCAGCGGATCGCGCGTGACGGCGCAGGGCTGCTCGATCGTGGCCCGCAAGGTCCCGTCGACGAGCACGGCGCCGTCCTTCTCCCCGAAAGCGGCCGTGGCGGTCAGCGCGGAGATTGCGGTTACACCGAAGCGTTGGGACAAGGCGGCGCGTTCGTCGGCAGTAGCCTCGATTTCCAGCACGCCGGCCGGAAGGGCGCGGGGCTTGATCAGGCGGACGAGTTCGTTGTGGTCGCTCATGCGGCGATCTCCCCGCGGCGCAGCGCATCGCTCTCGGTCCGCTCCAGCCGCTTGTGCAGGCGAATCATCCGTTCGGCCAGCGCGTGGGCTTCGTCTTCCTGCGCCATGGTGACATTGCGTTTCAGCGCCTCGGCCAGCGCGGCGCGGTCTTCTTCGGCCAGGGCCTTGCGATAGCTGCCCAGCCGGCCGCCCATGCTGCTCATCAGCTTGCCGATCTTCTTGCCGACAGTGGGATCGCCGATGCCCGCCTCGCGCAGCTGGCCTTCCATGTCCTCCACGAACAGTTCGGTCACCAGCGCGGTGTGCGGGGCGAGTTCTTCGTCGCGCTCCATCCGCAAGAGGACGAGGCTGAGCACCAGCGTGACCATGTCGAAGCGCCCTTCGACCGTGTCGGCCACGCCGCACATCCGGTACCAGTCGGGCTCGCGCGCCTGTTCGACGATGCTGTGCCACAAGGGGCGCCACTGTTCGCGCGGGTCGGTCTGGGTTCCGAATAGGCGGGCGAAGAAAGACATGGGAGAATGGGTTCCTGTTAGCTTGTTCAGCGGCAATTCAAGCCGCCATCCCCACCGCTTCGCAACTGCCACGTTGCAAGCTGGAGCGCGGCGGTTTAGGGCATCGCTCGCGCATATAGGGCGCAGCGGCCACAAGGCCAAGCGCGCCAGGAATTACGGAGTTCGAAGCAGTTCCCATGAGGGTCACCAAAATCCTTGCCACAACGGCGCTCGTTGCCGCCGGCCTCAGCCTTGGCGCCTGCTCCTCGATCCGCGAAACCCGCGGCTATGTCGTCGATTCGACGCTGCTGAATTCCGTCCAGCCGGGCATCGACAACCAGCGCAGCGTCGAAATGACGCTGGGCCGTCCGACCTTCACCAGCCAGTTCGGCGAACCGACCTGGTATTACGTGTCCTCGACCACGGGGCGCAAACCCTTCGTCCGTCCGCGCATCCAGCAGCACCAGGTGCTGGCCGTAAAGTTCGGCCCCGATGGCAGCGTGATCGCTGCGGACCGTTCGGGCATGGACGAGGTGGTCTACCTCACGCCCGATGGCGACAAGACGCCGACGCTGGGCCGTGAGCGTGGCTTCCTCGAAGACCTGTTCGGCAACATCGGTACGGTCGGCCAGCCGGGTCTCGGCGGCCAGCAGGGTCCGGGCCGCTAGGCGCGCCTTGACCGCTTTGCTGCGCACCCCATATCGCGCAGCATGAGTGACCAAGACAATCGCCACGGCCTCGTCCAGTGGCACGGAACCACCATCATCGGTGTGCGCAAGGGGGACCGGATCGTCGTCGCAGGCGACGGGCAGGTGTCCATGGGCAACACGGTGATGAAGCCCAACGCGCGCAAGGTTCGCCGCATCGGTGAGGGCGGCAAGGTCGTGGCAGGCTTTGCCGGCGCGACCGCCGACGCCTTCACCCTGTTCGAGCGGTTGGAAAAGAAGCTCGAGCAGTATAACGGCCAGCTCCTGCGCGCCGCGGTCGAGCTGACCAAGGACTGGCGCACCGACAAGTACCTGCGCAATCTGGAAGCGCTGATGATCGTGGCGGACAAGGAGAACCTCCTCGTTCTCACCGGCAATGGCGACGTGCTGGAACCCGAAGCCGGCATCACAGCCATCGGCTCGGGCGGCAATTACGCGCTCGCGGCGGCCAAGGCCATCGCCGAATATGAAGACGATCCGGAGACCATCGCCCGCAAGGCGATGCAAGTCGCCGCGGACATCTGCGTCTTCACCAATGGCAATGTGACCCTCGAAGAGGTCTGAGAGAATACATGGACAATCTGACACCCAAGGCGATCGTCGCCGCGCTGGACGAACACATCATCGGCCAGAAGGACGCCAAGCGCGCCGTTGCCGTGGCGCTTCGCAACCGATGGCGCCGCCAACGCCTCGACCGCGATCTGCGCGACGAGGTAACGCCCAAGAACATCCTGATGATCGGTCCCACCGGCTGCGGCAAGACCGAGATCAGCCGCCGTCTCGCCAAGCTGGCAGAAGCTCCCTTCGTGAAGGTCGAGGCGACCAAGTTCACCGAGGTCGGCTATGTCGGCCGCGACGTCGAACAGATCGCCCGCGACCTCGCCGAAGAAGCCATCCGCCTCGAAAAGGAACGCCGACGCGAGGCCGTGCGCGAAACCGCTAGCCAGGCCGCGATGGAGCGCCTGCTCAACGCGCTTGTCGGCGAGAACGCCAGCGAAGCGACCCGCGAGGCTTTCCGCGAGCGTATCGTCCAGAACGCGATGAACGACACCGAGGTCGAAATCGATGTGAAGGACCAGCCGAGCTCGAACATGGAAATCCCCGGCATGCCCGGCAATGTCGGCATGATCGACCTTTCCGATATGCTCGGCAAGGCGATGGGCAAGTCGAACCTCAAGCGCCGCAAGCTCAAGGTCCCCGATGCGTGGGACCGGCTGGTGGAGGAAGAGGCCGAGAAGCGCATGGACCAGGACGACGTCAACCGCGTCGCGCTGGAGAACGCCGAGACCAACGGCATCGTCTTCCTCGACGAGATCGACAAGATTGCGGTGAGCGATGTGCGCGGCGGCTCGGTCAGCCGTGAAGGCGTGCAGCGCGACCTGCTGCCGCTGATCGAAGGCACGACCGTGGCTACCAAATACGGTCCGATGAAGACCGACCACGTTCTCTTCATCGCTAGCGGCGCGTTCCACGTCTCCAAGCCTTCGGACATGCTGCCCGAACTCCAGGGCCGCCTGCCCATTCGCGTCGAGCTACGCGCGCTGACCGAGGAAGATTTCGTGCGCATCCTCACCGAAACGCGTGCCAACCTCGTGCAGCAGTACAAGGCGCTGATCGGGACCGAGGAGGTCACGCTCGACATCACCGACGATGCGATCACCGAAGTGGCGAAAATCGCCGCGCGGGTGAACGAAAGCGTCGAGAACATCGGCGCCCGCCGCCTTCAGACGGTGATGGAGCGCCTGCTCGAGGACATCAGCTTCGAAGCCGAAGAGCACAAGGGCGAGACCATCACGGTCGACGCCGCCTATGTGCGCGAGCGGCTTGATGATCTGTCGGGCGATACCGACCTCAGCAAGTATATCCTGTAATGGCCGGGCCGGTGCGCGACAGGGAGGCGATGATCGCCGCCATGGAGCCCCGGCTCGATACGCAGCGCTGGCGCTTCGTTCTCGCCAGCCCCGACACCGCACCGCAGCTCCTGGGCGCAGCGATCGGGACCTTCCGCGAGGACGAGGGCGTGACGGCCATCGTGCCGTCCGAACTGGCGGACGAACTGGGCATCGAAGGCCCGGATTTCGCGCGCATCACGCTGATGGTGCATTCGGACCTGGAAGGCGTCGGGCTGACGGCCGCCGTGTCATGCGCGCTCGCAGATGCGGACATCGCTTGCAATATGGTGGCAGCGTTTCATCACGACCATACATTTGTGCAAGCGGCGCGCGGTGAGAAGGCGCTTGGCGTATTGCAAGAGCTTTCAGCTTCCGCGACCTGACTTGCGACGTTCAGTCGACACCCGAAATCGGACATTATCTCACGGCTGCTAACGACCCGATTGCAGACATTGGTCTGAATGCTAATCGCCTAGCTTGATTGGCCAATCGACATAGGCTTGCCGCCGTGAGGGACCGTAATGCGTGATGCTGCCTTCGTACTAATACTCTTGGTCGGACTACCGCTAATCGGGTGGGAGTTGGTGCGTGGTTTCAGAACAGGAGTCATGGATGCCGTCGGCGTACCAGTCGCCTGTTATGATCGGTCGACGCACCCTTTCATGTTTTGGTTAGCGACGACATTCAATGTAGCAATGCTCATTGTTGGCACTGCCTTTCTTATCGCCGAGTTTTTTTGAGACTTGAACCGCTATCGACGCCCGCTTTCCACCCAAAGGCCGCCTGACCGGTTACGGATGCGGCGCCAGCCCGATCTCCACACCAGTCTTGTCGGTCAGCGCGAACTTGTCGACCAAGTCGCTGCTCGCACGGTTGAGGCCGACGACCTGCACGCTTCGTCCATTCCGGCGCATGCGTTCGACTACCTTGTCGAGCGCGCCAACTGCGCTGATGTCCCAGAAGTGGGCCTTGCTCACATCGATGATGACGTGGTCGGCTGGGTCGCTCTGGGTGCTTTCGGGACCGAGCGCGGCTTCGAAACGCTCGACGCTGGCGTAGAAGATCTGGCCCTTGGCGCGGTAGGTGGCGGTGTCGCCCTCGCGCTCGCGCACCACTTCGAACATGGTCATCACCTTGTGGGTGAAGAACACGCCCGACAGGACCACGCCTGCCAGCACGCCGAGCGCAAGATTGTGCGTCGCGACCACGGTGATGACCGTCACGACCATCACGACGCTCGACTGCCACGGGTGCTTTCCGATATTGGGGATCGAGTTCCACGAGAAGGTGCCAATACTCACCATGATCATGATCGCCACCAGCGCCGGCATTGGCACCTGGCCGACAAGGTTTCCAAGCACGGCGAGCAGGATGAGCAGCGCGAAGCCGGCGGTGAAGGTCGATAGGCGTCCACGCCCGCCGCTGGTCACGTTGATGACCGACTGGCCGATCATCGCGCAGCCGCCCATGCCGCCGAACATGGCGGCCACGATGTTGGCCACGCCCTGGCCCGCGCTCTCGCGGCGCTTGTTCGAGCCGGTGTGCGTCATGTCGTCGACGATCTGCGCGGTCAGCAGCGATTCAAGAAGGCCGACGGCGGCCATGGTCACCGAATAGGGGGCGATGATGGCGAGCGTTTCCCACGTCAGCGGGACATCCGGTAAAGCGAAATAGGGCAGGCCTTCGGGTAGCTCGCCCATGTCCGACACGGTGTTCACCGGCGCGTCGAGCCAGATGGTGAGCGCGGTCAGGACGATGATCGCAATCAGCGGGCTGGGCACGGCAGTGGTGAAGCGGGGAATGATGTAGATCATCGCCAGTGCGGCTGCGACCATCGCGTAAGTCATCCAGCCGATGCCGGCGGCGGTGGGGTCGAGTTGCGGCAGCTGCGCCATGAAGATGAGGATCGCCAGCGCGTTGACGAAGCCGGTGATGACCGAGCGCGAAACGAACTGCATCAGCAGGTCGAGCCGCAGCAGGGCGGCGATGCCCTGGAAGATGCCCATCAGGATCGTCGCGGCGAAGAGATATTCCACCCCATGATCGCGCACCAGCGGCACGACAACCACGGCAACCGCGGCCGTCGCAGCGCTGATCATGCCCGGACGCCCGCCGGTAAAGGCGATGACCATGGCAATCGCGACCGATGCGTAAAGGCCGACACGCGGATCGACGCCCGCGATAATCGAGAAGCCGATGGCCTCCGGGATCAGGGCGAGGGCGACGACGATGCCGGCCAGCACGTCTGCACGGATGTTGGAGAACCAGTCGCGTTTGATCGCGCCGAGGTTGGGCATGATATCTGTCCAGCTATATAAGGAGGGCGCGCGTTAGCACCCGGAAGGTCTGGGCGCTACTAGCGATTGTGCAGTGCAACACAACCCCGCAAAGCTCGAATAGCTATTCGATCGCCGCTTCCTCGGCCTGCTGGCGTGCCCACATTTCGGCGTAGAGCCCGTTGTACCGCAGCAGTTCGCTATGCGTGCCGATCTCGGCCAGCCTGCCGTGGTCGAGCACGAGGATGCGGTCGGCATCGGCAATGGTCGACAGGCGGTGTGCGATGGCCAGCGTGGTTCGATGCGCGCTCACCTGCTTGAGCGTGCGCAGGATGTCCTGCTCGGTCCGGCTGTCGAGCGCGCTGGTCGCCTCGTCGAGCAGCAGGATCGGCGGGTCTTTCACAAGCGTGCGCGCGATGGCGACGCGCTGCTTCTCGCCGCCCGAAAGCTTCAGCCCGCGCTCGCCGACCTCGGTCTCGAACCCGTCGGGAAGGCGCTCGATGAAGGGCAGGATCGCGGCCGAGCGCGCGGCGGCGATGATGTCCTCTTCCTCAGCTCCCTCGCG
Protein-coding sequences here:
- a CDS encoding YceD family protein, with protein sequence MSDHNELVRLIKPRALPAGVLEIEATADERAALSQRFGVTAISALTATAAFGEKDGAVLVDGTLRATIEQPCAVTRDPLAYELEEAFSLRFVPPRDRGDHADDEEFELTAEDLDEIEYEGDAFDLGEAIAQELGLAIDPYREGPGADAARDEVGIESDEERKASGPLAEALSALKKD
- a CDS encoding ubiquinol-cytochrome C chaperone family protein, which codes for MSFFARLFGTQTDPREQWRPLWHSIVEQAREPDWYRMCGVADTVEGRFDMVTLVLSLVLLRMERDEELAPHTALVTELFVEDMEGQLREAGIGDPTVGKKIGKLMSSMGGRLGSYRKALAEEDRAALAEALKRNVTMAQEDEAHALAERMIRLHKRLERTESDALRRGEIAA
- a CDS encoding outer membrane protein assembly factor BamE, whose translation is MRVTKILATTALVAAGLSLGACSSIRETRGYVVDSTLLNSVQPGIDNQRSVEMTLGRPTFTSQFGEPTWYYVSSTTGRKPFVRPRIQQHQVLAVKFGPDGSVIAADRSGMDEVVYLTPDGDKTPTLGRERGFLEDLFGNIGTVGQPGLGGQQGPGR
- the hslV gene encoding ATP-dependent protease subunit HslV, whose translation is MSDQDNRHGLVQWHGTTIIGVRKGDRIVVAGDGQVSMGNTVMKPNARKVRRIGEGGKVVAGFAGATADAFTLFERLEKKLEQYNGQLLRAAVELTKDWRTDKYLRNLEALMIVADKENLLVLTGNGDVLEPEAGITAIGSGGNYALAAAKAIAEYEDDPETIARKAMQVAADICVFTNGNVTLEEV
- the hslU gene encoding ATP-dependent protease ATPase subunit HslU, which produces MDNLTPKAIVAALDEHIIGQKDAKRAVAVALRNRWRRQRLDRDLRDEVTPKNILMIGPTGCGKTEISRRLAKLAEAPFVKVEATKFTEVGYVGRDVEQIARDLAEEAIRLEKERRREAVRETASQAAMERLLNALVGENASEATREAFRERIVQNAMNDTEVEIDVKDQPSSNMEIPGMPGNVGMIDLSDMLGKAMGKSNLKRRKLKVPDAWDRLVEEEAEKRMDQDDVNRVALENAETNGIVFLDEIDKIAVSDVRGGSVSREGVQRDLLPLIEGTTVATKYGPMKTDHVLFIASGAFHVSKPSDMLPELQGRLPIRVELRALTEEDFVRILTETRANLVQQYKALIGTEEVTLDITDDAITEVAKIAARVNESVENIGARRLQTVMERLLEDISFEAEEHKGETITVDAAYVRERLDDLSGDTDLSKYIL
- a CDS encoding ACT domain-containing protein, whose protein sequence is MIAAMEPRLDTQRWRFVLASPDTAPQLLGAAIGTFREDEGVTAIVPSELADELGIEGPDFARITLMVHSDLEGVGLTAAVSCALADADIACNMVAAFHHDHTFVQAARGEKALGVLQELSASAT
- a CDS encoding SulP family inorganic anion transporter, with amino-acid sequence MPNLGAIKRDWFSNIRADVLAGIVVALALIPEAIGFSIIAGVDPRVGLYASVAIAMVIAFTGGRPGMISAATAAVAVVVVPLVRDHGVEYLFAATILMGIFQGIAALLRLDLLMQFVSRSVITGFVNALAILIFMAQLPQLDPTAAGIGWMTYAMVAAALAMIYIIPRFTTAVPSPLIAIIVLTALTIWLDAPVNTVSDMGELPEGLPYFALPDVPLTWETLAIIAPYSVTMAAVGLLESLLTAQIVDDMTHTGSNKRRESAGQGVANIVAAMFGGMGGCAMIGQSVINVTSGGRGRLSTFTAGFALLILLAVLGNLVGQVPMPALVAIMIMVSIGTFSWNSIPNIGKHPWQSSVVMVVTVITVVATHNLALGVLAGVVLSGVFFTHKVMTMFEVVREREGDTATYRAKGQIFYASVERFEAALGPESTQSDPADHVIIDVSKAHFWDISAVGALDKVVERMRRNGRSVQVVGLNRASSDLVDKFALTDKTGVEIGLAPHP